A genomic stretch from Doryrhamphus excisus isolate RoL2022-K1 chromosome 23, RoL_Dexc_1.0, whole genome shotgun sequence includes:
- the uvssa gene encoding UV-stimulated scaffold protein A: protein MHLSATNKQKKKRGRSQEGAKFTASQLLPMELSQRDRLSELVEELTTSGQPHIDKDKMKEVKKICKESNDCVDHVYHTIMSQLNQDHAEIRLSAFQVATELFSRSHHFRTLLVDNFQELLELTVETNFERPLPPPQLVARKLRSLAVQTIQTWQSSYGSAYKKLELGYHFLKQFKKVDFQDAEARTVAERERERERQRKMEKIYSERLKAAVKDLDDSSPEIEVALTELDSCLTLLFPHFDLMDDQKTNPLTSQTTVAHLSDDEQPCCSKNLTSDGQGSIQGNKERMGENEESNCSDELEETEEGQRHQTKHDEGYRRHEPEEDSLHGDAFIQNSGLISRSYCLDLNLSPGLHVAETEDNEALVSTLLDLQRLLTSKHLPAVRHWVQVFTKSGADQRLLRRALDLKRSLEAAQKKLNQLQIDSKSRKVRKVVSSDGEEDDDDDDDDFSEVPEKEGYEPHIPEHLQEEYGLSPSTSTQALSVTKRTPVQRPSTPPLASSSHSRRLKRLKEEEEDPTCAAATLNILRKDLRLTAVSRSSSDPTSTEPNADQTTSKAPVVPFGLDLYYWGQEQPNSGKIIKSASQHQFWVHSNVEEEVENKEMLAESKCRYISFPGQFTPVRHYCHAPLGDGKLCKRQDRLKCPFHGRIIPRDKEGRPCCQEDRQREDEEKRKKERNNWHDAELARDIEIQTGENLGSDKLGKKGKRKKKTKYPNLSNLKQSANTSRSRLESRVFNKSSMRRVAQTMNKVDSRKHEKFSNQFNYALN from the exons ATGCACCTCTCAGCCACcaataaacagaagaagaaaagggggCGGAGTCAAGAAGGAGCAAAATTCACG GCATCGCAACTGCTACCCATGGAGTTGTCTCAGAGGGACAGACTGTCTGAGCTTGTGGAGGAGCTGACTACCTCTGGTCAGCCTCATATCGACAAGGACAAGATGAAGGAAGTCAAGAAGATATGCAA GGAGTCCAATGACTGCGTTGATCATGTGTACCACACAATAATGTCCCAGCTCAACCAAGACCACGCTGAGATCCGTTTATCAGCCTTTCAGGTTGCCACTGAGCTCTTCTCCCGATCGCATCACTTCAGAACACTCCTTGTAGACAATTTCCAG GAGCTATTGGAGTTGACAGTGGAGACCAATTTTGAGCggccccttcctcctcctcagctcGTTGCCAGAAAACTAAGGTCACTTGCTGTCCAGACCATCCAGACCTGGCAATCCTCGTACGGGTCAGCATATAAGAAGTTGGAGCTGGGCTACCACTTTCTCAAACAGTTTAAAAAG GTGGACTTTCAGGATGCTGAGGCCAGGACTGTTGCAGAGAGGGAAAGGGAAAGAGAGAGACAAAGGAAAATGGAGAAGATATACAGTGAAAGATTGAAAGCAGCCGTGAAAGACTTGGATG acTCCTCCCCAGAAATTGAGGTAGCATTGACTGAATTGGACTCCTGCCTGACGCTGCTTTTCCCTCATTTTGATCTGATGGACGACCAAAAGACAAATCCACTAACCAGTCAAACAACCGTCGCACATTTGTCAGACGATGAACAGCCCTGCTGCAGCAAAAATCTGACCAGTGACGGCCAAGGTAGCATACAAGGAAACAAGGAGAGGATGGGTGAGAATGAAGAATCCAACTGCAGTGACGAGCTGGAGGAGACGGAAGAAGGGCAACGTCATCAGACGAAACACGATGAGGGATACCGAAGACATGAACCAGAAGAAGACTCTCTTCATGGAGACGCCTTTATTCAAAACTCTGGTCTTATCTCCCGCTCATATTGTCTGGACTTGAACCTTAGCCCTG GTCTTCATGTAGCCGAGACTGAGGATAATGAAGCTTTAGTTTCGACATTGTTGGATCTACAAAGACTCCTAACAAGCAAACATCTACCAGCCGTGCGTCATTGGGTTCAG GTCTTCACCAAGTCAGGTGCAGACCAGCGTTTGTTGAGAAGAGCTCTGGATCTGAAGAGGTCCCTCGAAGCGGCCCAGAAGAAACTGAACCAGCTGCAGATTGACTCCAAGAGCagaaaagtcagaaaagtg GTTTCATCAGATGGCGAGgaggacgatgatgatgatgatgatgatttcagTGAGGTACCAGAGAAAGAAGGATATGAGCCCCATATCCCTGAGCATCTACAGGAGGAATATG GTTTGAGTCCCTCCACATCCACCCAAGCGTTGTCCGTCACAAAAAGAACTCCTGTCCAAAGACCTTCCACTCCACCCTTAGCTTCTTCCTCGCACTCCAGGAGGCTGAAAAGActcaaagaagaagaggaggatccAACTTGTGCGGCTGCAACGTTAAACATCCTTCGAAAAGACCTTCGTCTGACTGCTGTAtctcg GAGCTCCTCGGATCCCACTTCCACTGAGCCCAACGCAGACCAAACGACTTCAAAGGCCCCGGTGGTTCCATTTGGTTTGGATCTGTACTACTGGGGCCAGGAGCAGCCCAACTCGGGCAAGATCATCAA ATCGGCCTCTCAGCACCAGTTCTGGGTTCACAGCAATGTGGAAGAGGAGGTGGAGAACAAGGAGATGCTGGCGGAGAGCAAATGCAGATACATTTCCTTTCCCGGCCAATTTACTCCTGTCCGCCATTATTGCCATGCACCGTTAGGCGATGGGAAACTGTGTAAGAGACAGGACCGGCTTAAG TGTCCTTTCCACGGTCGTATCATTCCTCGAGACAAGGAGGGCCGGCCCTGCTGCCAGGAGGACCGTCAGAGAGAAGACgaggagaagaggaagaaagagAGAAATA ACTGGCACGATGCAGAGCTCGCTCGGGACATCGAGATACAAACAGGAGAAAACCTTGGTTCTGACAAGTTGGGCAAAAAGgggaaaaggaaaaagaagaCTAAGTACCCCAACCTCAGCAACCTCAAACAAAGTGCCAACACATCACGGTCTCGGCTGGAGAGTCGAGTATTCAACAA GAGTTCCATGCGGCGAGTAGCTCAGACCATGAATAAAGTGGACAGCAGGAAACATGAAAAGTTTTCCAACCAGTTCAACTACGCTCTCAATTGA
- the nkx1.2lb gene encoding NK1 transcription factor-related protein 1 translates to MWTLSHPRPQRSPVMDSDVAAHTGTVSTCTAMDTEEHVHAFGEDTVPHMDSLDTLDTLNRAAPPGDKVIFSSASGIRDREAENHLEPPPTNPVLVPPLQGPAGHRTTSFSVLDILDPNKFTSRRHDNHRGEQGRENRRGSTGGSTGGSTGGSTGGCDAGLESNSDSYSRDYHSKNFGYRSPDEDGYNEAGTPESDVPDGPYSSEESSSAIHFSGDRDAGQQSPRDPNKDSKSPRRGPAGQIISVQPNGGHGPQGKPKRKRSGTDSKSGKPRRARTAFTYEQLVALENKFKSTRYLSVCERLNLALSLSLTETQVKIWFQNRRTKWKKQNPGADTSAPTSAGGTAGAGGSLGGALGSLSPLSPSPPISGHLAMHTGYNPAHHHPSAGSLVQLPFLTSSHVLSPFMLGTQSYAAPAFYSSHL, encoded by the exons ATGTGGACGTTAAGTCATCCGCGTCCTCAGAGGAGTCCCGTCATGGACAGTGACGTAGCGGCACACACCGGGACAGTCTCCACGTGCACGGCCATGGACACGGAAGAGCACGTACACGCTTTCGGCGAGGACACGGTCCCACACATGGACAGCCTGGACACTTTGGACACTTTGAACCGAGCGGCTCCTCCTGGGGACAAAGTCATCTTCTCCAGCGCGTCCGGGATTAGAGACCGAGAAGCGGAGAACCACTTGGAACCCCCACCCACCAACCCGGTCTTGGTACCACCGCTGCAG GGTCCTGCCGGTCACCGGACTACCTCATTCTCAGTACTGGACATTCTGGACCCGAACAAGTTCACCAGTCGGCGACACGACAACCACCGCGGTGAACAAGGCCGAGAGAACCGGAGAGGATCCACGGGAGGATCCACGGGAGGATCCACGGGAGGATCCACGGGAGGATGCGATGCGGGCCTGGAGTCCAATAGTGACTCTTATTCACGTGATTACCACAGTA AAAACTTTGGCTATAGAAGTCCAGATGAGGATGGCTACAATGAAGCTGGTACCCCAGAATCGGACGTACCAGACGGTCCCTACAGCAGCGAGGAGAGTAGTTCAGCGATACACTTTAGTGGGGATCGAGATGCGGGCCAGCAAAGCCCCCGGGACCCCAACAAAGACTCCAAAAGCCCCAGAAGAGGCCCTGCAGGCCAAATCATCAGCGTGCAGCCCAACGGGGGCCACGGTCCACAAGGGAAACCCAAAAGGAAACGCTCAGGCACAGACTCCAAGTCGGGCAAACCCCGCAGAGCACGTACCGCCTTCACTTATGAGCAGCTGGTGGCGCTAGAGAACAAGTTCAAATCCACGCGATACTTGTCTGTATGCGAGCGCCTTAACCTGGCGCTGTCCCTCTCCCTGACTGAGACCCAGGTCaagatctggttccagaaccgccGCACCAAGTGGAAGAAACAGAACCCGGGGGCGGACACTTCAGCTCCCACCAGCGCGGGAGGCACGGCGGGCGCCGGTGGGAGCCTAGGCGGCGCTCTGGGCAGCCTCAGCCCGCTAAGCCCATCCCCTCCAATCAGCGGGCATCTGGCCATGCACACGGGATATAACCCCGCCCACCATCACCCCTCTGCAGGCAGCCTGGTCCAGCTCCCCTTCCTCACCAGCAGCCATGTTCTGTCTCCATTCATGCTGGGAACACAGAGCTACGCTGCACCTGCCTTCTACAGCTCACACCTGTAG